From one Melioribacteraceae bacterium genomic stretch:
- the hemC gene encoding hydroxymethylbilane synthase, with amino-acid sequence MNKHKLIIGSRGSDLALWQSNFIKKEIERKHKNVSVEIKLVKTKGDKILDVALSKIGDKGLFTKELEVHLLHKRIDIAVHSLKDLQTEIPDGLKLAAVTKRHDVEDVLIARKKGMTIWDLPEGGTVATGSLRRRSQLKHLRPDLNIVELRGNVPTRIQKFLDSNWDGIILARAGVERLKLTKHISSIISSDIMLPAVGQGALGIEINRENKFAEDILLSLNHYETAQAVLAERALLKELEGGCQVPIGALGNVMSNGLYLDALVGSIDGGVTYRQKLRGSKTEPEKLGKNLARNLLRAGAKEILKEVYETARK; translated from the coding sequence TTGAATAAACATAAATTAATCATTGGCTCGCGTGGAAGCGACTTAGCTCTATGGCAATCAAATTTTATTAAAAAGGAAATCGAAAGAAAACATAAAAATGTTTCAGTCGAAATTAAGTTAGTAAAAACCAAAGGCGATAAAATTCTTGATGTGGCTCTTTCGAAGATCGGTGATAAAGGTTTGTTCACCAAAGAGTTGGAAGTTCATCTGCTTCATAAGAGAATTGATATAGCCGTCCACAGCTTAAAAGATTTGCAGACTGAGATTCCCGATGGTTTAAAATTAGCAGCAGTTACAAAACGTCACGATGTTGAAGATGTTTTAATTGCTCGAAAGAAAGGAATGACGATTTGGGATTTACCCGAAGGAGGAACCGTAGCTACAGGTTCTTTACGAAGACGTTCACAGCTTAAACATCTTCGTCCCGACTTGAACATAGTTGAACTTCGAGGAAACGTTCCAACACGAATTCAAAAATTTTTAGATTCTAATTGGGATGGAATAATCTTAGCCCGCGCCGGTGTTGAACGATTAAAATTGACTAAACATATTTCTTCTATTATATCTTCTGATATAATGCTTCCTGCAGTTGGACAAGGAGCTTTGGGAATTGAAATTAACAGAGAAAACAAATTTGCCGAAGATATTTTATTATCATTAAACCATTACGAAACAGCTCAAGCTGTGTTAGCGGAGCGCGCACTTCTAAAAGAATTAGAAGGCGGATGTCAAGTTCCGATTGGTGCTTTGGGAAATGTTATGTCAAACGGATTATACTTGGATGCTTTGGTTGGTTCGATCGATGGAGGTGTGACATACAGACAAAAACTACGCGGTAGTAAAACCGAACCGGAAAAACTAGGTAAAAATCTCGCCCGCAATTTATTACGCGCAGGTGCAAAGGAAATTTTAAAAGAAGTTTACGAAACAGCAAGAAAGTAA
- the hemE gene encoding uroporphyrinogen decarboxylase has product MPNLQNDLFLRACKRQPVERTPIWMMRQAGRYLPEYRAVREKADFLTMCKTPELAAEVTLQPIDLIGVDAAIIFSDILVIPEAMGMNLEMHEGKGPIFPKPIRNERDANELKIIEPDKDLKYVLDAVSLTKKELNGRVPLIGFSGAPWTLLTYMVEGRGSKNFAEVKKLIYNNPELAHKLLSKISDAVADYLNAKIEAGADAVQIFDTWGGILTPDDFNEFSLQYIQQIISKLNKNEEPVIVFAKGVHYNIEAIVGTGADVIGLDWTMNLGEVRKKVGDKVALQGNMDPTKLYSTADGIKKEASRILESFGKGSGHIFNLGHGILPDVPPANAKLLVDFVKEESKKYH; this is encoded by the coding sequence TTGCCGAACTTACAGAACGATTTATTTTTAAGAGCATGCAAACGTCAGCCGGTTGAACGCACACCAATTTGGATGATGCGTCAAGCCGGAAGATATTTACCAGAATATAGAGCAGTGCGCGAAAAAGCCGATTTTTTAACGATGTGTAAAACACCTGAGCTTGCAGCGGAAGTTACACTCCAACCAATAGATTTAATCGGAGTTGATGCGGCAATAATTTTTTCGGATATACTCGTTATTCCCGAAGCAATGGGAATGAATCTCGAAATGCACGAAGGTAAAGGTCCCATTTTTCCAAAACCGATTAGAAATGAACGTGACGCTAATGAATTAAAAATTATTGAACCGGATAAAGACTTAAAGTATGTATTGGATGCTGTTTCATTAACTAAAAAGGAGTTAAACGGAAGAGTTCCTTTAATCGGTTTTAGCGGTGCACCTTGGACGTTATTAACTTACATGGTTGAAGGTAGAGGATCTAAAAATTTTGCCGAAGTAAAAAAATTAATTTATAACAATCCCGAACTTGCTCATAAACTTCTCAGCAAAATTTCTGATGCCGTTGCAGATTATTTGAATGCAAAAATTGAAGCAGGTGCCGATGCTGTTCAGATATTCGATACTTGGGGCGGAATACTTACTCCCGATGATTTTAATGAGTTTTCACTTCAGTATATCCAACAAATAATAAGTAAATTAAATAAAAATGAAGAGCCGGTAATTGTTTTTGCGAAGGGAGTTCATTATAATATTGAAGCTATTGTAGGAACAGGCGCAGATGTTATTGGACTTGATTGGACAATGAATTTAGGTGAAGTTAGAAAAAAAGTCGGAGATAAAGTTGCTCTGCAAGGTAATATGGACCCGACCAAACTTTATTCAACAGCGGATGGTATAAAGAAAGAAGCGTCAAGAATTTTAGAAAGTTTCGGCAAAGGAAGCGGACACATTTTTAATCTAGGTCACGGAATTCTACCAGATGTTCCGCCTGCAAACGCGAAACTTCTTGTAGACTTTGTAAAAGAAGAAAGTAAAAAGTATCATTGA
- the hemL gene encoding glutamate-1-semialdehyde 2,1-aminomutase, whose translation MNIEKSKKLFEEAQKFIPGGVNSPVRAFKSVGGDPLFISKGYGSKMVDTDGNEYIDYIGSWGPHLFGHNPDFIKEALLEQIENGVSFGAPAEIEIKMAQLITELVPSVEMVRMVNSGTEATMSAVRAARGYTGKDKFIKFEGCYHGHADHFLIKAGSGALTLGIPTSPGVTQGNARDTLTADFNNIESVKKLIAANKNEIAAIIIEPIAGNMGVIPATEEFLTELREICDRENVILIFDEVMTGFRVAPGGAQEVLGVKPDLTTFGKIIGGGLPVGAFGGKKEIMEKIAPVGPVYQAGTLSGNPLAMAAGYAALKKIKDNPYTYTILEEQSAYLEKGLKENLRQIGKDYTMTRIGSMMCMFFTEAEVTDFKSAVKSDTELYGKYFNQMLKQGIYLAPAQFEAMFVSTAHTKEDLDKTIEAHHNSLKTLI comes from the coding sequence ATGAATATTGAAAAAAGTAAAAAGTTGTTTGAAGAAGCACAGAAATTTATTCCGGGTGGAGTTAACTCGCCTGTTAGAGCCTTTAAATCAGTTGGGGGAGATCCGTTATTTATTTCAAAAGGATACGGCTCAAAAATGGTTGACACCGACGGAAACGAATACATCGATTACATTGGAAGTTGGGGACCTCATTTATTCGGGCATAATCCTGATTTCATAAAAGAAGCACTACTCGAACAAATTGAAAATGGCGTTAGTTTCGGCGCACCTGCAGAGATTGAAATTAAAATGGCTCAGTTAATAACTGAACTTGTTCCTTCGGTAGAAATGGTTAGAATGGTAAATAGCGGTACTGAAGCAACAATGAGTGCTGTTAGAGCTGCACGCGGTTATACTGGTAAAGACAAATTCATAAAATTCGAGGGCTGTTATCATGGTCATGCTGATCACTTTTTAATTAAAGCTGGTTCAGGTGCCCTCACTCTCGGAATTCCGACAAGTCCCGGAGTAACTCAAGGAAATGCTAGAGATACTTTGACAGCCGACTTCAATAATATTGAATCAGTTAAAAAATTAATCGCTGCTAATAAAAATGAAATAGCCGCAATAATTATTGAACCCATTGCCGGTAATATGGGAGTAATCCCTGCAACAGAAGAATTTCTAACAGAGCTTAGAGAAATTTGTGACAGAGAAAACGTCATTTTAATTTTCGACGAAGTAATGACTGGTTTTAGAGTTGCACCCGGAGGTGCTCAAGAAGTCCTGGGTGTTAAACCTGACTTGACAACATTCGGTAAAATTATCGGTGGCGGATTGCCGGTTGGAGCATTCGGCGGAAAGAAAGAAATAATGGAAAAGATTGCACCGGTCGGACCTGTTTATCAAGCCGGTACTTTAAGCGGAAATCCTTTAGCAATGGCTGCAGGATATGCTGCATTGAAAAAAATTAAAGATAATCCCTACACTTACACAATCCTTGAAGAGCAATCTGCTTATTTAGAAAAAGGCTTAAAGGAAAATCTTAGACAGATTGGTAAAGATTATACAATGACACGCATTGGATCAATGATGTGTATGTTTTTCACCGAAGCAGAAGTAACTGATTTTAAATCCGCTGTAAAATCTGATACAGAACTGTATGGAAAATACTTTAACCAAATGTTAAAACAAGGAATTTACTTAGCCCCAGCACAGTTTGAAGCAATGTTTGTATCAACTGCACACACAAAAGAAGATTTAGATAAAACAATTGAAGCTCATCACAATTCATTAAAGACATTGATTTGA
- the hemN gene encoding oxygen-independent coproporphyrinogen III oxidase: MFEIDLDLVKKYDRPGPRYTSYPTAPHFHENFKSEDLTNALIKSNHVDNPRDLSLYFHIPFCDTLCYFCGCNMIITRNRDRIAEYIKYLKNEIDLVRQLLSPDRQTIQLHWGGGTPTQLNPDEISDLLGYIKSSFNFKENSEEGCEIDPRELTKEHLVALREGGINRISMGVQDFNDKVQKAVNRIQPEEMTRRVVNWIRELEFESINLDLIYGLPFQTVEEFEKTVDKMIDISPDRIALFNYAHVPWMKKHMALIKEEDLPKPEEKLEILKMSVAKLTDAGYEFIGMDHFAKPDDDLTKALHEKKLYRNFQGYSTHAGTDLIGMGITSIGQLADTYAQNVKKEKEYFEMIDKDLLPVERGYKLNEDDLLRRYVITKVMCDFELNYEDVEKKFDINFEEYFNLGIKNLQENIDDGLIIMGDRKFEVTQMGRLLIRNIAMNFDGYLERKEDTARYSRTV, from the coding sequence ATGTTCGAAATAGATTTAGATTTAGTAAAAAAATACGATAGACCCGGACCAAGATATACAAGCTATCCAACGGCTCCGCATTTTCACGAAAACTTTAAATCGGAAGATTTAACGAACGCTTTGATAAAATCAAACCACGTTGATAACCCGCGTGATCTTTCGCTGTACTTCCACATTCCGTTTTGCGATACGCTCTGTTACTTCTGCGGCTGCAATATGATAATCACCCGCAATCGGGACAGAATTGCAGAATACATTAAGTATCTGAAAAACGAAATTGATTTAGTTAGACAACTACTCTCACCCGACCGGCAAACAATCCAACTTCATTGGGGTGGAGGAACTCCAACTCAATTAAATCCGGATGAAATTAGTGACTTACTCGGTTACATAAAATCGAGTTTCAACTTCAAAGAAAACTCCGAAGAAGGATGCGAAATTGATCCCCGTGAATTAACAAAAGAGCACTTAGTTGCTTTACGCGAAGGCGGAATAAACCGAATAAGTATGGGCGTACAGGATTTCAATGATAAAGTTCAAAAAGCAGTTAACAGAATTCAACCAGAAGAGATGACGCGAAGAGTAGTCAATTGGATTCGCGAACTTGAATTCGAAAGCATCAACTTGGATTTAATTTACGGCCTCCCCTTCCAAACAGTTGAGGAGTTTGAAAAGACAGTCGACAAAATGATCGATATTTCTCCCGATAGAATTGCACTCTTTAATTATGCACACGTTCCATGGATGAAAAAACACATGGCATTAATTAAAGAAGAAGATTTACCGAAACCGGAAGAAAAATTAGAAATATTAAAAATGTCGGTTGCCAAATTAACTGATGCCGGATACGAATTTATCGGTATGGATCACTTTGCAAAACCGGATGATGATTTAACCAAAGCGTTACACGAAAAAAAACTTTACAGAAACTTTCAAGGTTACAGTACTCACGCAGGCACTGATTTGATCGGAATGGGAATCACAAGCATAGGGCAGCTTGCCGATACTTACGCACAAAACGTAAAGAAAGAAAAAGAATACTTTGAGATGATCGATAAAGATTTACTTCCTGTCGAACGAGGATACAAATTAAACGAAGATGATTTACTTAGAAGATATGTCATAACAAAAGTCATGTGCGATTTTGAATTGAACTATGAAGATGTTGAAAAGAAATTCGATATAAATTTTGAAGAATATTTTAACTTGGGAATAAAAAATCTACAAGAAAATATTGATGATGGACTTATAATTATGGGTGATCGAAAATTTGAAGTAACACAAATGGGAAGATTACTTATTAGAAATATCGCAATGAATTTTGATGGTTACTTGGAACGAAAAGAAGATACGGCGCGTTATTCAAGGACAGTGTAA
- the hemB gene encoding porphobilinogen synthase yields the protein MAMYPTQRLRRLRYNPRVRGLIRETELSVNDLIYPLFVRPGENIKNEIKSMPGVYQLSIDNLVKECKEVRDLGIPAVILFGIPEHKDEKGSEAYDPNGIIQKAIRAIKSEVNDLLVITDVCLCEYTSHGHCGLLDGENILNDETVSLLAKEAVSHCEAGADMIAPSDMMDGRVAAIRKALDYKGFTQIPIMSYAVKYASGYYGPFRDAAESTPAFGDRRSHQMDIANSDEAIREAESDIDEGADIIMVKPAGAYLDIIFRVKHELAMPTAAYQVSGEYSMIKAAGKLDWIDEERVMMESLIAIKRAGADMILTYFAKDAAKLIK from the coding sequence ATGGCAATGTATCCAACCCAAAGATTACGAAGATTACGCTACAATCCACGAGTACGTGGTTTAATTAGAGAAACCGAACTAAGTGTAAACGATTTAATTTACCCGTTGTTTGTTCGTCCGGGTGAAAACATCAAGAATGAAATAAAATCCATGCCCGGTGTTTATCAACTTTCAATAGATAACTTAGTTAAAGAATGCAAAGAAGTTCGTGATTTAGGAATTCCCGCTGTAATACTTTTTGGAATTCCGGAACATAAAGACGAAAAAGGATCCGAAGCTTATGATCCGAATGGAATCATTCAAAAAGCAATAAGAGCTATTAAATCTGAAGTAAATGATTTACTAGTAATAACCGATGTTTGCTTATGCGAATACACATCGCACGGTCACTGTGGTCTGCTTGACGGAGAAAATATTTTAAACGATGAAACAGTTTCACTTCTAGCAAAAGAAGCAGTATCACATTGCGAAGCCGGAGCAGATATGATTGCTCCTTCGGATATGATGGACGGAAGAGTTGCAGCTATTCGTAAGGCTTTGGACTACAAAGGATTCACTCAGATTCCGATTATGAGTTACGCTGTTAAATATGCATCGGGTTATTACGGACCGTTTAGAGATGCGGCAGAATCAACGCCGGCGTTTGGAGATAGACGTTCTCACCAAATGGATATCGCAAATAGCGACGAAGCAATCCGTGAAGCTGAAAGCGATATTGATGAAGGTGCAGATATAATTATGGTAAAACCTGCCGGTGCTTATCTCGATATAATTTTTAGAGTTAAACATGAACTTGCTATGCCTACTGCAGCTTACCAAGTAAGCGGTGAATATTCTATGATAAAAGCCGCTGGAAAACTCGATTGGATTGACGAAGAACGAGTCATGATGGAATCATTAATTGCTATTAAAAGAGCAGGTGCCGATATGATTCTTACCTACTTTGCTAAAGATGCGGCAAAGTTGATAAAATAA
- the hemH gene encoding ferrochelatase has protein sequence MSKTAVVLFQLGGPDSIEAIEPFLYNLFQDPDIFKLPFQKTLAKIISKRRAPKVAEEYELIGGKSPINEWTEIQRKLLEEELRKDLSQIDVITAMRYWHPLTEVAAKQVEEGNYDKVILLPLYPHYSISTIGSSFNEWKRKYKGDTSKLIYINDFYKNEKYIKAFNEKIDETLTRFPKEVQADVQIVFSAHGTPMSMVKSGDPYSGHICDTVELVMKARNNSHEHHLCFQSKVGPVKWLEPATDKMIEELAEKGKKHLLIVPISFVSDHVETLFELDIEYREDADKSGIENYIVMKGLNDSPTFISALKEITINALKENNDK, from the coding sequence ATGAGTAAAACAGCAGTTGTACTTTTTCAATTAGGCGGTCCCGATTCAATTGAAGCAATTGAACCGTTTCTATATAATCTTTTCCAAGACCCTGATATATTTAAACTCCCTTTTCAGAAAACATTGGCAAAAATAATTTCTAAAAGAAGAGCACCGAAGGTTGCTGAAGAGTATGAACTTATCGGCGGTAAATCTCCAATTAATGAATGGACAGAAATTCAAAGAAAATTGTTGGAAGAAGAATTAAGAAAAGATCTCAGCCAAATCGATGTGATAACGGCAATGCGTTATTGGCATCCACTGACGGAAGTTGCAGCTAAACAAGTTGAAGAAGGTAATTATGACAAAGTAATTTTACTTCCGTTGTATCCTCATTATTCGATCTCAACAATTGGATCATCATTTAATGAATGGAAAAGAAAATATAAAGGCGATACTTCGAAACTTATTTACATTAATGATTTTTATAAAAATGAAAAGTACATAAAAGCTTTTAACGAAAAAATTGATGAAACACTCACACGTTTCCCAAAAGAAGTGCAAGCAGATGTTCAAATAGTTTTCAGTGCTCATGGTACACCTATGAGCATGGTTAAAAGCGGCGATCCTTATAGCGGACATATTTGTGATACCGTTGAACTTGTGATGAAAGCAAGAAACAATTCTCATGAGCATCATCTATGTTTTCAAAGTAAAGTCGGACCGGTCAAATGGCTGGAACCAGCAACAGATAAAATGATCGAAGAACTTGCGGAAAAAGGCAAAAAACATTTACTCATTGTTCCGATAAGTTTTGTGTCTGATCACGTTGAAACATTATTTGAACTCGACATTGAATATAGAGAAGATGCCGACAAGAGCGGTATCGAAAATTATATTGTGATGAAAGGACTAAATGATTCACCAACCTTCATTTCTGCATTGAAAGAGATCACTATTAACGCACTAAAAGAAAATAATGATAAATAA
- the hemG gene encoding protoporphyrinogen oxidase translates to MINKKVIVLGAGISGLATSYWLKKDGFDVNILESKSEPGGAMETITKNGFTIDFGPNSGLETTPLISKLAEEVGLKEQMIYANDEANKRYILRDGKLHALPTSPRAFIKTKLFSTKAKLRVMGEPFIGKSKDGYYQSIAEFVERRLGKEFLDYAIDPFVSGVFAGDPNKLSVKSAFPKLYRLEEVYGGLVKGMIKGAKERKQRNEESKQSAKMFSFINGMQSFPEAIAKKFENKIEYDTKVEIISKSANGYEITYSVDGERKSLSGDILLSTIPVHKAANYFLIFDNEFTEHATDIFYPPVLVLYIGYKKEQIKRELDGFGFLIPSKMGKNFLGAIWSSTIFKNRAPNGYASFTLFVGGARRPNLFDESTDTIVNKAIKEFSEIMNIDGKPELIVYREWQKAIPQYNLGYIEHENYFDKFEKENPGIFLSGNYRGGISVGDCVKNSEIVFNKIRTFAS, encoded by the coding sequence ATGATAAATAAGAAAGTTATAGTTCTGGGCGCTGGTATATCCGGATTGGCTACTTCATATTGGTTGAAGAAAGATGGTTTCGATGTTAACATTCTCGAGTCAAAAAGTGAACCCGGCGGCGCAATGGAAACAATTACCAAAAATGGTTTCACCATTGACTTCGGTCCTAATAGCGGACTTGAAACCACACCGCTTATAAGCAAGCTTGCAGAAGAAGTCGGTCTAAAAGAACAAATGATTTATGCCAATGATGAAGCAAACAAAAGATATATTTTAAGAGATGGAAAACTTCATGCACTTCCAACATCACCGCGCGCATTTATCAAAACAAAATTGTTTTCAACAAAAGCAAAATTAAGAGTAATGGGCGAACCGTTCATCGGAAAATCTAAAGACGGTTACTACCAAAGTATAGCTGAATTTGTTGAGCGAAGATTGGGTAAAGAATTTTTGGACTATGCAATCGATCCGTTTGTATCTGGTGTGTTTGCCGGTGATCCGAACAAACTTTCTGTTAAATCTGCATTCCCAAAACTATATAGATTAGAAGAAGTTTATGGTGGTTTAGTTAAAGGAATGATCAAAGGTGCTAAAGAAAGAAAACAGCGTAATGAAGAATCAAAACAAAGCGCTAAGATGTTTTCATTCATTAATGGTATGCAGTCTTTCCCCGAAGCAATAGCAAAAAAGTTTGAAAATAAAATTGAATATGATACAAAAGTTGAGATCATCAGCAAATCGGCTAACGGTTATGAAATAACTTACTCTGTTGATGGTGAAAGAAAATCATTATCCGGAGATATTCTATTATCAACTATACCAGTTCACAAAGCTGCTAATTATTTTTTAATATTTGATAATGAATTTACTGAACACGCTACTGATATTTTTTATCCGCCAGTATTAGTTCTATACATAGGTTACAAAAAAGAACAGATTAAAAGAGAGTTGGACGGATTTGGATTTTTAATCCCCTCAAAAATGGGAAAGAATTTTTTAGGAGCTATCTGGAGTTCAACAATTTTTAAGAACAGAGCACCTAATGGTTATGCGTCTTTCACCTTATTTGTCGGTGGCGCAAGAAGGCCGAATCTTTTTGATGAATCAACAGATACAATAGTTAATAAAGCGATTAAAGAATTCAGCGAAATAATGAACATTGACGGTAAACCCGAGTTGATAGTTTACAGGGAATGGCAAAAAGCAATTCCGCAATACAACTTAGGTTATATAGAACACGAAAATTATTTTGATAAATTTGAAAAAGAAAATCCCGGAATATTTTTAAGCGGCAATTATCGCGGTGGTATTTCCGTCGGTGATTGCGTAAAAAATTCTGAAATAGTTTTTAATAAAATCAGAACCTTTGCGTCTTAG
- a CDS encoding GxxExxY protein: MISREELNKLSKIILDSAIEVHRELGPGLLESVYEICLFKELRNRNLFVQRQLELPVKYKNEILDADFRIDLLVNEEIIIELKAVDELAPVHEAQILTYMKLANKRLGFLINFNVPKLVDGFRRKVLNF, encoded by the coding sequence GTGATAAGCAGAGAGGAATTAAATAAACTTAGCAAAATAATTTTAGATAGCGCAATTGAAGTACATAGGGAATTGGGTCCCGGATTATTAGAAAGTGTCTATGAAATATGTTTATTCAAGGAATTGAGGAATAGAAATTTATTTGTACAGAGACAATTAGAATTACCAGTTAAATATAAAAATGAAATATTAGATGCCGATTTTAGAATCGATCTTTTGGTAAACGAAGAAATTATCATAGAGTTAAAAGCAGTTGATGAATTAGCACCGGTTCACGAAGCACAAATTTTAACTTATATGAAGCTAGCAAATAAAAGACTTGGTTTTTTGATAAACTTTAATGTACCAAAATTAGTTGACGGATTTAGACGGAAGGTTCTAAATTTTTAA
- a CDS encoding uroporphyrinogen-III synthase, with product MNYGLKNKVIVITRSEEQSDDSIKKFESLGAIVIPFPTIKIRPIETFNMFDNYANQLDKFDYIIFTSENAVKYAVERLKEIRIDLPSSLSVVCVGKKTASVCKELDIKVDIVPNDFSAKGLLNHFKEIDITNNNIFIPSSTIAPDELKVGLIELGAKVVKTPIYDVGLPDENDIEESKKMLQKETPDLFIFTSPSTYNNFLKILQIEDAQNYFADYLIAAIGPTTKEAIEISGVKIDIIPKNFTMNDLIKETVKYYSEKENITT from the coding sequence TTGAACTACGGATTAAAAAATAAAGTTATAGTTATTACCAGAAGTGAAGAGCAATCAGATGATTCGATCAAAAAATTTGAATCGCTCGGAGCAATTGTAATTCCCTTCCCTACAATAAAAATTAGACCGATTGAAACCTTTAACATGTTTGATAATTATGCAAACCAATTAGACAAATTTGATTACATAATTTTCACTTCAGAAAATGCGGTGAAATATGCTGTTGAGCGCTTAAAAGAAATTCGAATTGATTTACCATCTAGTTTGAGTGTGGTTTGCGTTGGGAAGAAAACAGCGTCGGTTTGCAAAGAGCTTGACATTAAAGTTGATATTGTTCCTAATGATTTTTCTGCTAAGGGTTTATTAAATCATTTTAAAGAAATCGATATAACTAATAATAATATTTTTATTCCATCATCGACAATTGCACCGGATGAATTAAAAGTTGGTTTGATTGAGTTAGGCGCTAAAGTTGTAAAAACTCCTATTTATGATGTTGGTTTGCCTGATGAAAATGATATTGAAGAAAGCAAAAAGATGCTGCAAAAAGAGACCCCGGATTTGTTCATTTTCACTAGTCCTTCTACATATAATAATTTTTTGAAAATTCTTCAAATAGAAGATGCTCAAAATTATTTTGCAGATTACTTGATTGCTGCTATTGGACCAACAACAAAAGAAGCAATAGAAATCAGTGGAGTAAAAATCGATATCATTCCAAAAAATTTCACGATGAATGACTTGATAAAAGAAACAGTAAAGTATTACTCAGAAAAAGAAAATATTACTACTTAA